The Chitinophagales bacterium genome window below encodes:
- a CDS encoding undecaprenyl/decaprenyl-phosphate alpha-N-acetylglucosaminyl 1-phosphate transferase translates to MISVFVFALVFSTAISLVLNWILLKFSKNLGIRNKNSDNQQVRWAAQEKPALGGIAFFLVFLLSVSIAGFLPSNTDNLFYNQKLIAIIVATTVGFIIGLADDAYNTNPLVKFIGQFTCAFILILGNLYIEATGNLAIDYFITTLWVVGLMNSINMLDNMDAITTTASLTILASISFILSKGAYETTSVVLILGVIGALLGFLYFNWNPAKMYMGDSGSQFLGVFLAAASILTIWGERSDYSGIIQLKQFVLPLLIFTVPLMDTLTVTVRRLMRKQSPFVGGKDHTTHQLVFFGFTEKQTALILISIGILSGVLACLLYVGIIPWTFTTTILSYAYFFLVFGIMQVVYNIGKKRHENA, encoded by the coding sequence ATGATTTCAGTATTTGTTTTTGCCCTTGTTTTTTCTACGGCTATTTCTTTAGTGCTAAACTGGATTTTATTAAAATTTTCTAAAAATTTAGGAATAAGAAATAAAAACTCTGATAACCAACAAGTTAGATGGGCGGCTCAAGAAAAACCCGCTTTAGGAGGCATAGCTTTTTTCTTAGTTTTTTTACTTTCGGTATCCATTGCCGGATTTTTACCAAGCAATACTGATAATTTATTTTACAACCAAAAATTAATAGCCATTATTGTAGCCACTACTGTAGGTTTTATAATAGGCTTAGCAGATGATGCCTATAACACCAATCCTTTGGTAAAGTTTATAGGGCAATTTACCTGTGCTTTTATTTTAATTTTAGGCAATTTGTATATTGAAGCAACAGGCAATTTAGCCATTGATTATTTTATAACTACACTTTGGGTAGTAGGGCTCATGAACTCTATTAATATGTTAGATAATATGGATGCTATAACTACAACTGCATCATTAACCATTTTAGCAAGCATCTCTTTTATCTTATCAAAAGGAGCTTATGAAACCACATCAGTTGTCCTAATTTTAGGAGTAATAGGTGCATTATTAGGATTTTTATACTTTAATTGGAATCCGGCAAAAATGTATATGGGCGACTCCGGTAGCCAATTTTTAGGCGTTTTTTTGGCCGCAGCCAGTATATTAACTATTTGGGGGGAAAGATCTGACTACTCTGGTATTATTCAGCTAAAACAATTTGTACTCCCGCTTTTAATTTTTACCGTTCCACTAATGGATACACTAACGGTAACCGTAAGAAGACTAATGCGAAAACAATCTCCTTTTGTAGGAGGAAAAGACCACACAACACATCAATTAGTTTTTTTTGGGTTTACAGAAAAACAAACAGCACTTATTTTAATTAGTATTGGTATTCTTTCGGGAGTTTTAGCTTGTTTGCTTTATGTTGGCATTATTCCGTGGACTTTTACTACAACTATTTTATCTTACGCATACTTCTTTTTAGTTTTTGGTATAATGCAAGTGGTTTATAATATAGGAAAAAAACGACACGAAAATGCTTAA
- a CDS encoding peptidylprolyl isomerase — MKLKYINNVARYLLLVVLLYSSAHAQVIDGIVAVVDDKVILKSDLDIQLGQIKEQNYTLTEDLTCEVLNQLIIDKIFVVQAGIDSIEVTNDEVDNELNRRIEYFINMFGSSEKLEEYYGKSLFDLKEEFRDDIYQQLLSDKMRGQAFADLDVTPEEVMEFYNSIPIDSLPYFNAEVEVGQIVIYAEPTLIQKRAAKEKAEKIRQDILDGSGFGFQALLYSDDPGSANNDGELGYVKRGQFVPEFEAVAFRLKKDEISEVVETEFGYHIIQMIDRKGDRISTRHILITPDIDNENLLNAEEKANEIYDDLINKKITYQEAVSKYSKDEQSKQNGGLMTNPNTGNTFFEMSQLDGNVALALDNMEVGDISTVMPYTALDGKTGYRILFLQSESPAHLANINTDYSKIKAVAKQAKQNAEMEKWLAKKAENIYIKVNEDYQHCDLIIN; from the coding sequence ATGAAATTGAAATATATAAATAACGTTGCCAGGTATCTACTTTTAGTAGTTTTATTGTATAGCAGTGCTCATGCACAAGTTATAGATGGCATAGTGGCTGTTGTAGATGATAAGGTTATATTAAAATCTGATTTAGATATACAACTGGGGCAAATAAAAGAGCAAAATTATACCCTAACAGAAGATTTAACCTGCGAAGTGCTAAACCAGCTTATTATAGATAAAATATTTGTAGTGCAAGCAGGAATAGACAGTATAGAAGTAACAAATGATGAGGTAGATAATGAATTAAATAGAAGAATAGAATATTTTATAAATATGTTTGGTTCTAGCGAAAAACTGGAAGAATACTACGGAAAATCATTGTTTGATTTAAAAGAAGAATTTAGAGACGATATTTATCAGCAATTGTTGTCGGATAAAATGAGAGGACAAGCTTTTGCAGACTTAGATGTTACTCCGGAAGAAGTAATGGAGTTTTACAATTCAATTCCTATAGATAGTTTGCCATATTTTAATGCAGAAGTAGAAGTGGGACAAATAGTTATTTATGCAGAACCTACACTTATACAAAAACGTGCGGCAAAAGAAAAAGCCGAGAAAATAAGACAAGATATTTTAGATGGAAGCGGATTTGGTTTTCAAGCATTATTGTATTCCGATGACCCGGGCTCGGCAAATAATGATGGAGAATTAGGCTATGTAAAGCGTGGGCAGTTTGTACCCGAATTTGAGGCGGTAGCTTTTAGACTAAAAAAAGATGAAATTTCAGAAGTAGTAGAAACAGAATTTGGTTATCATATTATTCAAATGATAGACAGAAAAGGAGATAGAATAAGTACCCGACATATTTTAATAACTCCCGATATTGATAATGAAAACTTACTTAATGCAGAAGAGAAAGCAAACGAAATTTATGATGATTTAATAAACAAAAAAATCACGTACCAAGAAGCAGTTTCTAAATATTCAAAAGATGAGCAGAGCAAGCAAAATGGTGGATTAATGACCAATCCCAACACAGGAAATACATTTTTTGAAATGAGCCAGTTAGACGGAAACGTAGCATTGGCATTAGATAATATGGAAGTAGGAGATATATCTACAGTAATGCCATATACCGCTTTAGACGGAAAAACAGGGTATAGAATTTTATTTTTGCAGTCGGAAAGCCCGGCACATTTAGCCAATATAAATACAGATTATAGCAAAATAAAAGCCGTGGCAAAACAAGCTAAACAAAATGCAGAAATGGAAAAATGGTTAGCCAAAAAAGCTGAAAATATCTATATAAAAGTAAACGAAGATTATCAACATTGCGATTTAATAATAAACTAA
- a CDS encoding NAD(P)/FAD-dependent oxidoreductase has translation MNHYKIIIIGSGFGGQCAAINLLKQHISDFCILERRSFMGGTWCQNTYPGAAVDVQSPLYSLSFEPYNWSQMFAEQKELNEYTNYVIDKYKLREKTKINTNVEEIKWNENQSKWEISTNNGLFSAQFIINASGPLSTPTIPNFKGKDSFKNESFHTNDWNWDYDYKNKKVAVVGSGASAAQVIPTIAKDVKELHVFQRTPHWVMPRHDHVFTKFERKLLSNKFIYKIIRTTIYWALESRVIGFKYSDFLLKIVAQNKAEKLIKKTFKNNKELQEKVTPNYTIGCKRIILSNTLYPTFNQKNVFLHAKTGAIAEITENAIITTQNDKIDLDLIVYATGYDATDGVISYPVIGKNNILLQDYWEAFPRAYLGTTIPNFPNFFVVTGPNTGIGHTSAIFIIEAQMHYILKSINAVDKQQKQFIEVTQEAEARYTENIHKEMEKTVWQSGGCNSWYKSKSGHVIAMFPGFSFTYLKLAKNFKLKDHKLT, from the coding sequence ATGAATCACTATAAAATAATCATTATAGGAAGTGGATTTGGTGGACAGTGTGCCGCCATCAACTTGCTAAAACAGCATATCAGTGACTTTTGTATATTAGAAAGGCGGTCTTTTATGGGTGGCACGTGGTGTCAAAACACCTACCCCGGTGCGGCTGTAGATGTTCAATCACCATTATATTCGCTTTCTTTTGAGCCTTATAATTGGTCGCAAATGTTTGCAGAACAAAAAGAGCTAAATGAATATACCAACTATGTAATAGACAAATATAAACTAAGAGAAAAAACAAAAATAAACACCAATGTAGAAGAAATAAAATGGAACGAAAACCAAAGTAAATGGGAAATTTCTACAAATAATGGTTTATTTTCTGCCCAGTTTATTATTAACGCTTCCGGTCCGCTAAGCACGCCTACTATTCCAAATTTTAAAGGTAAAGATTCTTTTAAAAATGAATCTTTTCATACTAACGATTGGAATTGGGACTATGACTACAAAAACAAAAAAGTAGCTGTGGTAGGTAGCGGAGCCAGTGCCGCACAGGTTATTCCTACTATAGCTAAAGATGTTAAAGAACTACACGTTTTTCAAAGAACGCCACATTGGGTGATGCCACGGCACGACCATGTTTTTACTAAGTTTGAACGCAAGCTTCTCAGCAATAAATTTATCTACAAAATTATTAGAACCACAATTTATTGGGCATTAGAATCCAGAGTTATTGGCTTTAAATATTCCGATTTTTTGCTAAAAATTGTAGCTCAGAATAAAGCGGAAAAACTCATTAAAAAAACCTTTAAAAATAATAAAGAATTGCAAGAAAAAGTAACGCCCAACTATACTATAGGTTGCAAAAGAATTATTCTTTCAAATACTTTATACCCTACTTTTAATCAAAAAAATGTTTTTTTACACGCTAAAACAGGTGCCATTGCTGAAATAACTGAGAATGCTATTATCACAACTCAAAACGACAAAATAGATTTAGATTTAATAGTTTATGCCACCGGCTACGATGCCACAGATGGTGTTATTTCTTATCCGGTTATAGGTAAAAACAATATACTTTTACAAGATTATTGGGAAGCTTTTCCCCGGGCATATTTAGGCACTACTATTCCAAATTTTCCTAATTTTTTTGTTGTTACAGGCCCTAATACCGGCATAGGGCACACTTCTGCTATTTTTATTATAGAAGCTCAAATGCATTACATATTAAAAAGTATAAATGCCGTAGATAAACAACAAAAACAATTTATAGAAGTAACGCAGGAAGCAGAAGCTAGATATACCGAAAATATCCATAAAGAAATGGAAAAAACCGTGTGGCAAAGTGGTGGATGCAATAGCTGGTATAAAAGTAAAAGCGGGCATGTTATTGCTATGTTTCCAGGTTTTAGTTTTACCTATTTAAAACTGGCTAAAAATTTCAAACTTAAAGACCATAAACTAACATGA
- a CDS encoding SDR family oxidoreductase has protein sequence MRDFKDKIAVITGAGSGMGRAYALEFAKLGSKLALNDFDKNGLEETANLIKNNYQNEIYTECFDVSDTVAMLNFAQNVAQQLGKAHVVINNAGIEGSVEAFYHTDVADIKKVMNVNFYGVVNGCKAFLPQLVENNEGAIVNVSSIFGLVGTPNHSDYCASKFAVRGFTEALCAEFVNSPISITCLHPGGIDTNIVRKDGGKAFSKKYLSTPPEKIVKHVIKSIKRKKVKIVYGKSSFKTWLGSNIVPQGILVKIIWNEMKKVVNTKKYSDFIK, from the coding sequence ATGAGAGATTTTAAAGATAAAATAGCGGTAATAACCGGAGCGGGTTCCGGCATGGGAAGAGCTTATGCTCTTGAGTTTGCAAAGCTCGGTTCAAAATTAGCATTAAATGATTTTGATAAAAATGGACTTGAAGAAACTGCCAATTTGATAAAAAACAATTATCAAAATGAGATTTATACGGAATGTTTTGATGTTTCAGATACAGTAGCTATGCTAAATTTTGCTCAGAATGTAGCTCAACAGTTGGGCAAAGCACATGTAGTAATAAACAATGCTGGAATTGAAGGCTCGGTAGAAGCATTTTATCATACTGATGTGGCGGATATAAAAAAGGTAATGAACGTCAACTTTTATGGCGTGGTAAACGGATGCAAAGCATTTTTGCCACAGTTAGTAGAAAATAATGAAGGTGCTATTGTAAATGTTTCCAGTATATTTGGCTTAGTAGGTACGCCTAACCACAGCGATTATTGTGCGAGCAAATTTGCCGTAAGAGGTTTTACTGAAGCTTTGTGTGCTGAATTTGTAAACAGCCCAATTAGCATAACTTGCTTGCATCCGGGAGGTATTGATACCAACATAGTAAGAAAAGACGGAGGAAAAGCTTTTTCTAAAAAATATTTGAGTACTCCACCCGAAAAAATAGTAAAACACGTAATTAAAAGCATAAAAAGGAAAAAAGTAAAGATAGTTTATGGCAAAAGTTCATTTAAAACATGGTTAGGTTCTAACATTGTACCACAGGGAATTTTAGTAAAAATAATTTGGAACGAAATGAAAAAAGTAGTTAACACCAAAAAATACAGTGATTTTATTAAATAA
- a CDS encoding AAA family ATPase, whose translation MNFKNDVEAVDALAQKYKDLRAEIAKVIIGQNEAVDFVLASIFSNGHSLLVGVPGLAKTLLVNTISEVLDLSFNRIQFTPDLMPSDIVGAEILDENRSFKFTKGPIFSNIILADEINRTPPKTQAALLEAMQEKSVTINGVENKLPNPFFVLATQNPIEQEGTYPLPEAQLDRFMFNIILDYPSYEEEVQVVKATTSGTSNTANKLLGAEEIIFFQGLVRRIPIADNVLEYAVKLVNKTRVGKESAPQLINDYVAWGAGPRAAQYLVIGAKCHAALRGKYSPDIEDVRAVAKPVLRHRIFKNYKAEAEGFSTDKIIDSIL comes from the coding sequence ATGAATTTTAAAAATGATGTAGAAGCAGTAGATGCATTAGCACAAAAGTATAAAGATTTAAGAGCAGAAATAGCAAAAGTAATAATAGGTCAAAACGAAGCAGTAGATTTTGTATTAGCTTCAATATTTAGCAATGGACACAGCCTTTTAGTAGGTGTACCCGGTTTGGCTAAAACCTTGTTGGTTAATACCATTTCAGAAGTGTTAGATTTGAGTTTTAACAGAATTCAGTTTACTCCGGACTTAATGCCCAGCGATATAGTAGGAGCTGAAATTTTAGATGAAAATAGAAGTTTTAAATTCACAAAAGGACCTATATTTTCTAATATTATTTTAGCAGACGAAATAAACCGTACGCCACCCAAAACACAGGCAGCATTATTAGAAGCCATGCAAGAAAAATCTGTTACTATAAATGGTGTAGAAAATAAATTGCCTAATCCATTTTTTGTATTAGCTACGCAAAACCCCATAGAACAAGAAGGCACCTATCCACTTCCGGAAGCTCAGCTTGACCGTTTTATGTTTAATATTATTTTAGACTATCCCAGCTACGAAGAAGAAGTACAAGTAGTAAAAGCTACCACTTCTGGAACAAGCAATACCGCAAATAAACTTTTAGGTGCAGAAGAAATTATCTTTTTTCAGGGTTTAGTAAGAAGAATACCAATAGCAGACAATGTACTGGAATATGCCGTTAAATTAGTAAACAAAACAAGAGTAGGCAAAGAAAGTGCTCCGCAGTTAATTAACGATTATGTAGCGTGGGGAGCAGGACCCAGAGCTGCCCAATATTTAGTAATAGGAGCAAAATGCCATGCTGCACTAAGAGGAAAATATAGCCCAGATATAGAAGATGTGCGTGCTGTGGCAAAACCTGTATTACGCCACCGTATATTTAAAAACTACAAAGCCGAAGCCGAAGGTTTTAGCACCGATAAAATTATAGATTCTATACTATAA
- a CDS encoding peptidylprolyl isomerase encodes MKKLVFLIPLFIQLANAQNNKVLFTIDNDKVYVDEFERVYTKNNINNQADYSKASLDEYLDLFINFKLKVKEAEQLQMDTITSIKNELNSYNKQLISSYINDKEVTEELVKEAYDRSTEEVDVSHILVRWPNDYPSAKDTATTLKKIQDIKKGLTLKNFAVIAKAKSEDPSAKENNGRLGYLTVFQTVYPFENAMYNTPIGKISEPVATRFGYHLVLVHDKRPARGKITTAHILIKSKETDTPENKAIAKQEAQKIYAQISSGEINFEDAAKKYSQDTKTKNQGGVLPALSSAEMLSEYADAAFSIKKDGGIAAPILSAIGWHIIKRISKEEILPYNESKKILEMSVSRDMRSNVALQKNIEDSKNKFGYTENRKAIDKTISLLANSYKNKAYSVENQPEEVLFKIGTAPITNNLFIDYAKREAPRIKNDDAIESVLHNQFNDFRNDKIEKYREKNLAQINEDYKNLLQEYHDGILLFELTNKEVWNKAVEDTAGLEAYYKEHRNNYMWQDRVSYSKYTFENSTAADKGIKLLDKGKNFEAISKKLNKKEKQVSVQTVKAEKEHFNVAGLEWKTGSTVTTEENGKKVVYKVNEILKPEPKALEETKGYVISDYQNKLEKDWINTLKNKYKVSVNNDVFQSLIKK; translated from the coding sequence ATGAAGAAATTAGTTTTTTTAATACCACTTTTTATCCAATTAGCTAATGCTCAAAACAACAAAGTCCTTTTTACTATAGATAATGACAAGGTATATGTTGACGAGTTTGAAAGAGTTTACACAAAAAACAATATAAACAACCAAGCAGATTATAGCAAAGCTTCTCTTGATGAATATTTAGATTTGTTTATCAATTTCAAACTAAAAGTAAAAGAAGCAGAACAATTGCAAATGGACACGATTACTTCTATTAAAAATGAGTTAAATTCATATAATAAGCAGCTAATAAGTAGTTATATTAACGATAAAGAAGTAACAGAAGAATTAGTAAAAGAAGCTTATGACAGAAGTACCGAAGAAGTAGATGTTAGCCATATATTGGTGCGTTGGCCAAACGATTATCCTTCGGCTAAAGATACTGCTACTACCTTAAAAAAGATACAAGACATAAAAAAAGGATTAACACTTAAAAACTTTGCTGTAATAGCCAAAGCAAAGTCAGAAGACCCTTCTGCAAAAGAAAATAATGGCAGATTAGGCTATTTAACCGTTTTTCAAACCGTATATCCTTTTGAAAATGCCATGTACAACACGCCTATTGGCAAAATATCTGAACCCGTTGCCACAAGGTTTGGCTACCACTTAGTGCTGGTACACGATAAAAGACCTGCCAGAGGAAAAATAACCACAGCACACATATTGATAAAAAGCAAAGAAACCGATACCCCGGAAAATAAAGCAATAGCCAAGCAAGAAGCTCAAAAAATATATGCTCAAATATCTTCGGGAGAAATTAATTTTGAAGATGCTGCCAAAAAATATTCGCAGGATACTAAAACCAAAAATCAAGGAGGAGTATTACCTGCCTTGAGTTCGGCAGAAATGCTAAGCGAGTATGCCGATGCTGCTTTTTCTATTAAAAAAGATGGCGGTATAGCCGCACCTATTCTGTCTGCTATTGGGTGGCATATTATTAAAAGAATTTCAAAAGAAGAGATTTTGCCTTACAATGAAAGCAAAAAAATATTGGAAATGAGTGTATCAAGAGATATGCGTTCTAATGTTGCTCTGCAAAAAAACATAGAAGATTCTAAAAATAAATTTGGATACACCGAAAACCGAAAAGCTATAGATAAAACCATATCGTTGTTAGCCAATTCATACAAAAACAAAGCGTATAGTGTTGAAAATCAACCAGAAGAAGTTCTGTTTAAAATAGGAACAGCACCTATTACCAATAATTTATTTATAGATTATGCAAAAAGAGAAGCACCTAGAATTAAAAATGATGATGCAATTGAAAGTGTTTTGCACAATCAATTTAACGATTTTAGAAACGATAAAATAGAAAAATACAGAGAGAAAAACTTAGCTCAAATAAATGAAGATTACAAAAATCTATTGCAAGAATACCATGATGGAATTTTGCTTTTTGAACTTACCAATAAAGAGGTTTGGAATAAAGCAGTAGAAGACACCGCTGGGCTTGAAGCATACTATAAAGAACACCGAAACAACTATATGTGGCAAGATAGAGTGAGCTATAGTAAATATACTTTTGAAAACAGCACAGCTGCCGATAAAGGAATAAAACTACTTGATAAAGGCAAAAACTTTGAAGCCATAAGCAAAAAACTAAATAAAAAAGAAAAACAAGTTAGCGTTCAAACCGTTAAAGCAGAAAAAGAACATTTTAATGTAGCAGGTTTAGAATGGAAAACAGGAAGCACGGTTACAACAGAAGAAAACGGCAAAAAAGTAGTGTATAAAGTAAATGAAATTTTAAAGCCCGAACCAAAAGCTTTGGAAGAAACAAAAGGCTATGTTATATCTGATTATCAAAACAAATTGGAGAAAGACTGGATAAACACACTTAAAAACAAGTATAAAGTTTCGGTAAATAATGACGTTTTTCAATCGTTAATAAAAAAGTAG
- a CDS encoding sphingomyelin phosphodiesterase has protein sequence MIKKIISLLLILISLNIKAQTQADDLKILSWNIYMLPGITNLSKDIKKSDKRGRATEIAGMANKSNYDIIVFQEAFFGPARKVLSNGIKETFPYQYGPFNPSKASLKTSSGVFIVSKIPLKVLDVVKYKTCNGADCFAKKGAALLEGYYNGNRFQILGTHLNAGGPQWIRKEQYKQMRTLLDEFKLLNVPQIVCGDMNTHKEDTAYYNEMIEMLGVEDIVTRSAQKSTTAKIRKEKTVIDYIFLRKNGTNIHATNKEVLWFKSPVERTAKLNGNLSDHLSIFASFKW, from the coding sequence ATGATAAAAAAAATAATTTCATTACTTCTAATTCTAATAAGCTTAAATATAAAAGCTCAAACACAAGCAGATGATTTAAAAATATTAAGTTGGAATATTTATATGCTACCGGGCATAACTAATCTTTCTAAAGACATTAAAAAAAGTGATAAAAGAGGCAGGGCTACAGAAATTGCCGGAATGGCAAACAAAAGCAATTACGATATTATTGTATTTCAAGAAGCATTTTTTGGCCCGGCAAGAAAAGTGCTAAGTAATGGCATAAAAGAAACTTTCCCATATCAATATGGACCTTTTAACCCAAGCAAAGCATCTTTAAAAACAAGTAGCGGAGTTTTTATAGTTAGCAAAATACCCTTAAAAGTTTTAGATGTAGTAAAATATAAAACTTGCAATGGAGCCGATTGTTTTGCTAAAAAAGGAGCAGCACTTTTAGAGGGATATTATAATGGAAATAGATTTCAAATATTAGGAACGCATCTTAATGCTGGTGGACCACAGTGGATAAGAAAAGAACAATATAAGCAAATGAGAACACTACTTGATGAGTTTAAACTGCTAAACGTGCCACAGATAGTTTGTGGCGATATGAATACACACAAAGAAGACACGGCTTATTACAATGAAATGATAGAAATGTTAGGTGTAGAAGATATTGTAACCCGAAGTGCACAAAAAAGCACAACAGCAAAAATTAGAAAAGAAAAAACAGTAATAGATTACATATTTCTAAGAAAAAACGGTACAAATATCCACGCTACAAATAAAGAAGTGCTTTGGTTTAAATCTCCAGTAGAAAGAACCGCAAAACTAAACGGAAATTTAAGCGACCACCTATCTATTTTTGCTTCTTTTAAATGGTAG
- a CDS encoding SDR family NAD(P)-dependent oxidoreductase — MKDFKNKVAVVTGGGGSGIGNHLVVELAKKGAKIAFCDIADIEKTLADIKPYNTDVYSEKVDMGNKEAIKRFVQNVIHHFGGVNLLINNAGIALGDISFDKVSEQDFEKITNINYWGVVYSTQFFYPYLLKEKEAAIVNLSSSQGILALPYLVPYCTTKFAVRGFTDALRVENSVRGIKNVTVHTVHPGRVATDITLHADYSGPRTNAFHNELQAGTSAQKAAEIILKGVQKNKARIFISDGKLQDLVARLFPSHVDKIAKFVMKLKKLPTN, encoded by the coding sequence ATGAAAGATTTTAAAAATAAAGTAGCGGTAGTAACGGGCGGTGGCGGTAGCGGAATAGGAAATCATTTAGTGGTTGAATTAGCTAAAAAGGGAGCAAAAATTGCTTTTTGTGATATTGCGGATATAGAAAAAACTTTAGCGGATATTAAACCGTACAATACGGATGTTTATAGTGAAAAAGTGGACATGGGCAACAAAGAAGCCATAAAACGCTTTGTTCAAAATGTAATCCATCACTTTGGAGGTGTTAATCTATTAATAAATAATGCCGGAATAGCACTTGGCGATATTTCTTTTGACAAGGTAAGTGAGCAAGATTTTGAGAAAATAACCAATATCAATTATTGGGGAGTTGTATATAGCACACAGTTTTTTTATCCTTATTTATTAAAAGAAAAAGAAGCCGCTATTGTAAATTTATCCAGTTCGCAAGGTATTTTAGCTCTTCCGTATTTAGTGCCTTACTGTACCACAAAATTTGCGGTAAGGGGTTTTACAGATGCATTAAGAGTTGAAAACAGTGTGAGAGGAATTAAAAATGTAACCGTACACACCGTTCATCCGGGGAGAGTAGCCACGGATATTACTTTGCATGCTGATTATAGTGGCCCCAGAACAAATGCTTTTCATAATGAACTGCAAGCAGGCACTTCTGCTCAAAAAGCTGCCGAAATAATATTAAAAGGCGTACAAAAAAATAAAGCCAGAATTTTTATAAGCGATGGCAAACTACAAGATTTAGTTGCCCGACTTTTTCCCAGCCATGTAGATAAAATAGCTAAGTTTGTTATGAAGCTTAAAAAGTTGCCAACAAACTAA
- a CDS encoding CrcB family protein: protein MLKLIYVALGGAAGSLLRYMFNVLFPFDGVNFPKSTFLVNVLASLVLGFFSALLLSKFPENHWLRYFLLIGFCGAFSTFSTFALEIYTLNTQYLILNIVYILLSILLSVGAIALGFYLEKLL, encoded by the coding sequence ATGCTTAAACTCATTTATGTTGCATTAGGCGGAGCAGCAGGAAGTTTGTTAAGATATATGTTTAATGTTTTATTTCCTTTTGATGGTGTAAATTTCCCTAAATCCACTTTTTTAGTAAATGTTTTAGCCTCTTTAGTGCTTGGCTTTTTTTCGGCATTATTACTTTCTAAGTTTCCAGAAAATCATTGGCTGAGATATTTTTTGTTAATAGGTTTTTGCGGTGCTTTTTCAACTTTTTCAACTTTTGCATTAGAAATATATACTTTAAACACACAATATTTAATACTTAATATTGTTTATATTTTACTTTCAATATTGCTTTCTGTAGGTGCTATAGCCCTTGGTTTTTACTTAGAAAAATTACTTTAA